In the Ruminococcus sp. OA3 genome, one interval contains:
- a CDS encoding substrate-binding domain-containing protein: MRRKVLALGLTFVMALSLFGCGGGDKDAAAPADDTAVADDAAAEDTTEAPKGDAAKEDASGDESAADTSDLKDWEKEYAKTYDISGDEEYVWGYVAQSFTDTFCSRVQKAMEDYTKQNYPNVTLNVGDGKQEVNTHIELAENFITQGVDCLIVTASDSNGEVVICDMAKEAGIPFVVVNSDIACDPIDHWFVGSDHYVSGHLQGEYVRDNIDDSETVNICYLGGTDGFTHTTLRRQGFYEALDEANYNYKVLADLEGEYLRDRGMEITEDWLIQYGDDIDVIVAANDEMGMGALNAIQGAGMSDIIVCGIDANDDAKEAVKAGSFGCTVFQAAEGQGKWGAIAAYAASQGKDFATLDIPYELVTADNVDQY; the protein is encoded by the coding sequence ATGCGGAGAAAAGTATTGGCACTTGGTCTTACATTTGTGATGGCACTCAGCCTGTTTGGATGCGGTGGAGGAGACAAGGATGCGGCAGCGCCGGCTGATGATACAGCAGTAGCAGACGACGCAGCGGCGGAAGACACTACAGAGGCACCGAAGGGTGATGCAGCGAAAGAGGATGCTTCCGGTGATGAGTCAGCAGCAGATACTTCAGATCTGAAGGACTGGGAAAAAGAATATGCAAAGACGTATGACATCAGCGGCGACGAAGAATATGTTTGGGGATATGTGGCACAGAGCTTTACCGATACCTTCTGTTCCAGGGTACAAAAAGCGATGGAAGATTATACGAAACAGAATTATCCGAATGTGACACTGAATGTCGGAGATGGAAAGCAGGAAGTAAATACCCATATTGAGCTGGCAGAAAACTTTATCACACAGGGAGTTGACTGTCTGATCGTGACAGCATCAGACTCAAACGGTGAGGTTGTTATCTGTGATATGGCAAAAGAAGCGGGGATTCCCTTCGTAGTGGTTAACTCAGATATCGCATGTGACCCGATCGATCACTGGTTTGTAGGTTCCGATCACTATGTATCGGGTCATTTGCAGGGTGAGTATGTAAGGGACAACATTGATGATTCCGAAACCGTTAATATCTGCTATCTTGGCGGTACTGATGGATTTACACATACGACACTGCGTCGTCAGGGCTTTTATGAGGCACTCGATGAAGCAAATTACAACTATAAAGTATTGGCAGATCTGGAAGGAGAATACCTGAGAGACCGCGGCATGGAAATCACAGAAGACTGGCTGATCCAGTACGGCGATGATATCGATGTCATCGTTGCAGCGAACGACGAGATGGGCATGGGCGCACTGAACGCAATCCAGGGTGCAGGCATGAGTGATATCATTGTATGTGGTATCGATGCAAACGATGATGCCAAAGAGGCAGTAAAGGCAGGATCTTTCGGATGTACAGTATTCCAGGCAGCAGAAGGCCAGGGAAAATGGGGTGCGATCGCAGCTTACGCAGCATCGCAGGGCAAAGATTTCGCAACGCTCGATATTCCTTATGAGCTGGTAACAGCTGATAATGTTGATCAGTATTAA
- a CDS encoding IclR family transcriptional regulator, whose translation MTNQPQKSHSPTPVQSLDRAFDIIEALASTPHGTSLTNLAQEVSLNKSTVHRILATMISRGYVQQTADSGKYHLTMKFFKIGSYVVGGLDILSASRIYLEQLASQTGHTIHLAVRDGDEIFYLYKEDPLNGILKTSSRVGLHLPMYCTGLGKSILAFLPEKEIEAIWSRSDIKKFTPNTITDCQIFLRQAERIRKCRFAIDDEEHDAGIRCVASPIIDYSGKPVAAVSISASASLLSNAEIENYSGIVKDAAANISKAMGADESAFEFN comes from the coding sequence ATGACAAATCAACCACAAAAAAGTCATTCGCCAACACCCGTACAGTCCCTTGACCGGGCATTTGATATCATCGAAGCGCTCGCCAGTACTCCTCACGGTACATCTCTCACCAACCTGGCACAGGAAGTTTCTTTGAACAAAAGCACGGTGCACCGCATACTCGCTACGATGATTTCCCGTGGCTACGTACAGCAGACCGCCGATTCCGGCAAATATCACCTTACGATGAAATTCTTCAAAATAGGCAGTTATGTTGTGGGGGGATTAGATATCTTATCGGCCTCACGCATATATCTGGAGCAGCTTGCATCACAAACCGGCCACACCATACATTTAGCAGTAAGAGATGGCGATGAGATATTTTATCTTTACAAAGAGGACCCATTGAACGGAATCCTGAAAACGTCTTCCCGAGTAGGTTTACATTTGCCAATGTACTGTACAGGACTCGGAAAAAGTATACTGGCGTTTTTACCCGAAAAAGAAATCGAAGCAATCTGGAGTCGCTCAGACATTAAAAAATTCACACCCAATACGATCACCGACTGTCAGATTTTCCTTCGGCAAGCCGAACGTATCCGTAAATGTCGTTTTGCTATCGATGACGAGGAACACGATGCAGGAATTCGCTGTGTCGCATCCCCCATCATAGATTATTCCGGCAAACCGGTTGCCGCAGTAAGCATTTCCGCTTCCGCTTCCCTGCTGAGCAACGCCGAAATTGAAAATTATTCCGGTATTGTCAAAGATGCCGCTGCCAATATTTCGAAAGCGATGGGAGCCGATGAATCGGCCTTTGAGTTTAATTAA
- a CDS encoding aldolase/citrate lyase family protein, producing MDRYQRLDEKCNNREKICATTISMLNEICLVQKMTHHQMDFLVFDMEHGRFNTETLPEILNACRKEEIPSIVRIQNPEYYLVSKVIDMGADGVLIPRVETVEQVETVVNASYFAPVGKKGFGYFNQFRKNESIYEFKRLIFLQIESPEGIKNLSEILDRFGDYISGILVGPCDLSIMIGTPLVLRSDEMNKAVKTIFDICHEKRKSVGIFCQDARDARKYYEQGANLLWTSMEMNIFETAYNNLFDELEKIR from the coding sequence ATGGATAGGTATCAAAGACTGGATGAGAAATGCAACAACCGAGAAAAGATATGTGCTACTACGATCAGTATGCTGAATGAAATCTGCCTTGTTCAAAAAATGACGCATCATCAGATGGATTTTTTAGTGTTTGATATGGAACATGGAAGATTCAACACGGAAACACTTCCGGAGATTTTGAATGCCTGCAGAAAGGAAGAAATACCGTCCATCGTCAGAATTCAAAATCCGGAGTACTATCTGGTTTCAAAAGTCATCGATATGGGAGCAGATGGGGTTCTGATACCGAGAGTTGAAACCGTGGAGCAGGTTGAAACGGTTGTAAATGCTTCTTACTTTGCACCGGTGGGGAAAAAGGGATTTGGATACTTTAATCAGTTCCGGAAAAACGAGAGCATTTATGAATTTAAGCGGCTTATTTTCCTGCAGATAGAGTCGCCGGAGGGCATCAAAAACTTATCGGAGATACTTGACAGGTTTGGCGATTACATCAGCGGCATTCTGGTGGGCCCGTGTGATCTTTCGATTATGATAGGCACACCACTGGTGCTTCGAAGTGACGAGATGAATAAGGCGGTGAAAACCATTTTCGATATATGCCATGAAAAGAGAAAGTCTGTGGGAATTTTCTGTCAGGATGCGCGTGATGCCAGAAAATATTATGAACAGGGTGCCAATCTGCTATGGACCTCGATGGAAATGAATATATTTGAAACCGCTTATAACAACCTGTTTGATGAGCTGGAGAAAATCCGGTAA
- a CDS encoding TIM barrel protein — MSWRKSGNQEDIGRKGDDYLYIPDFSCVDHTFPKLDFETSLKMFKLLSFDKIDVVLNEYAGNRHLHTFQELDHPMENGKILAEKLSGEGFVPTDLFIFLGDHEKWAINSPNRERRLVNADYFKKAVTYAKACGSGHITIVPGVVFDNDYGESLKRAAQELKWRAGYGVEHGIVVSFEPHIGSIADTTERTLELLERAGSATVTLDYSHFIKNGEEQEEIDRLLPFAAHMHFRNACSGSSQTIFDESCIDYQKMLHLIKRQGYSGEMAIEFCSSPWENQNRVDTIGETVSLREHLLKLWKETE; from the coding sequence ATGAGCTGGAGAAAATCCGGTAATCAGGAAGATATCGGAAGAAAGGGGGATGATTATTTGTATATTCCGGATTTTTCATGCGTTGATCATACATTTCCAAAACTTGATTTTGAGACTTCACTGAAGATGTTTAAGCTGTTGTCATTTGACAAAATTGATGTTGTGCTGAATGAATATGCTGGAAATCGTCATCTACATACGTTTCAAGAACTGGATCATCCTATGGAAAATGGGAAAATACTTGCAGAGAAGCTTTCCGGAGAGGGTTTCGTGCCGACAGATCTTTTTATATTTTTGGGTGATCACGAAAAATGGGCCATTAACTCTCCAAACAGGGAACGGCGGCTGGTGAATGCGGATTACTTTAAAAAAGCGGTCACCTATGCAAAAGCCTGCGGCAGCGGCCATATCACAATTGTTCCGGGGGTGGTTTTTGATAATGATTATGGTGAGTCACTGAAGCGGGCTGCACAGGAACTCAAATGGCGTGCTGGATATGGGGTGGAACACGGGATTGTCGTTTCTTTTGAACCGCATATAGGGTCGATCGCTGATACGACGGAGAGAACCCTCGAACTTTTAGAACGGGCGGGAAGTGCAACCGTTACCCTGGATTACTCCCACTTTATAAAAAATGGAGAAGAACAAGAAGAGATTGACAGGCTGCTGCCTTTTGCGGCACATATGCATTTCAGGAACGCATGCAGTGGAAGCTCCCAGACGATTTTTGACGAATCATGCATAGATTATCAAAAAATGCTGCATTTGATAAAGCGGCAGGGTTATTCGGGGGAGATGGCAATCGAATTCTGTTCCAGCCCGTGGGAAAATCAAAACAGAGTGGATACAATTGGAGAAACCGTCAGCTTAAGAGAACACCTTTTGAAATTGTGGAAAGAAACAGAGTGA
- a CDS encoding dihydrodipicolinate synthase family protein yields the protein MKAKFDDMQGIIPIMQTPFTDDGSAVDYDDFASMCDATVCDGAKGIALFGYGTEFYKLSDREREDMVTTAVKAVDGRVPVIASITCGSTEVAVQTAQHYEKSGVDAVMVLSPSVIAPSTPALAEHIISVGNSTALPCVIQYTPGSGGGTLTAQAIQMICEKINNPLCIKAEAIPAAPFVDKVREITDGKIRIFAGNMCLHMIDLMDRGVLGFMPGVSLVPIFRTIFDTYMAGDRRKAKELYDAVMPMVLVINQDIETLVKYEKMMMVKRGIIKSSCCRKPTCVSFDERLWNMFDEYRENLKQIIDVGRNY from the coding sequence ATGAAAGCAAAATTTGATGATATGCAGGGAATCATCCCGATTATGCAGACACCTTTTACAGACGATGGAAGTGCAGTGGATTACGATGATTTTGCAAGTATGTGTGATGCGACCGTTTGTGACGGGGCAAAAGGGATTGCCTTGTTTGGCTATGGCACAGAATTTTACAAACTTTCGGACCGCGAGCGGGAAGACATGGTAACGACTGCAGTTAAAGCAGTGGATGGCCGTGTACCGGTGATTGCGTCGATTACGTGCGGCTCTACAGAAGTCGCTGTTCAGACAGCACAGCATTATGAGAAATCAGGCGTGGACGCAGTAATGGTGCTTTCTCCCAGTGTGATTGCTCCTTCCACACCGGCACTTGCCGAACATATCATCAGTGTTGGGAACAGCACCGCTCTGCCGTGTGTGATCCAATATACACCGGGTTCCGGGGGCGGAACACTGACTGCACAGGCAATTCAAATGATCTGTGAGAAAATTAATAATCCGCTCTGCATTAAAGCGGAAGCAATACCAGCAGCTCCTTTTGTGGACAAGGTTCGCGAGATTACCGATGGGAAAATCAGAATTTTCGCCGGAAATATGTGTCTGCATATGATAGATCTTATGGATAGAGGAGTGCTGGGATTTATGCCGGGAGTCTCACTTGTACCAATTTTCCGTACCATATTTGACACCTATATGGCAGGCGACAGACGAAAGGCAAAAGAGTTATATGATGCCGTGATGCCGATGGTCCTTGTTATCAATCAGGATATTGAGACGCTTGTAAAATATGAAAAGATGATGATGGTAAAGCGCGGCATCATCAAGAGTTCCTGCTGCAGGAAGCCAACCTGTGTTTCGTTTGACGAAAGGCTGTGGAATATGTTTGACGAATATAGAGAGAATCTTAAACAGATTATCGATGTTGGAAGAAACTATTAA
- a CDS encoding aldo/keto reductase has translation MRYTKLGTTDMEVSQITIGTWAIGGAGWGDVDRQQSVDAIYRMVDHGVNFIDTAPAYNHGFAECVVGEVLPKIRDKVFVATKGGVTNIGGRTVRDSSGENLVIQCDESLKRLNADYIDLYMIHWPDYNVPFEETFTALERLKEQGKIRHIGVSNFSLTQIFEAEKYAKIDVAQVPYSMVNRSQERFMKWYHDHNIGIMSWGSLGGGILTGAFRTLPDFDKDDIRLSTYDSFHEPKFSKVMEILKVMDTVAKEHGVPVAQVTINWNLKKEFVDTSLVGVINTQQADENCACMDWELSDDEMISIDEKIDVFLGDQETYCRQRSNPWALGYRD, from the coding sequence ATGCGCTACACGAAACTGGGTACAACGGACATGGAAGTATCACAAATTACAATCGGTACGTGGGCAATTGGCGGTGCCGGCTGGGGAGATGTAGACAGACAGCAGTCGGTGGATGCGATATACCGGATGGTCGATCATGGAGTAAATTTTATAGATACGGCACCGGCATATAATCACGGATTCGCTGAATGTGTGGTTGGAGAGGTACTTCCCAAAATCAGGGATAAGGTTTTTGTGGCTACGAAGGGAGGGGTTACAAACATTGGCGGTCGTACCGTAAGAGACAGTTCCGGTGAAAATTTGGTTATACAATGCGATGAATCTTTAAAAAGATTAAACGCGGATTATATTGATTTGTATATGATTCACTGGCCGGATTATAATGTACCGTTTGAGGAAACATTTACAGCGCTGGAGAGACTCAAAGAACAGGGAAAAATCCGCCACATTGGTGTTTCTAACTTTTCACTCACACAGATTTTTGAAGCAGAGAAATATGCAAAAATTGATGTGGCGCAGGTCCCTTATTCGATGGTAAACCGATCTCAGGAAAGATTTATGAAATGGTATCACGATCATAACATTGGAATTATGTCATGGGGATCGCTGGGCGGTGGCATTTTAACCGGAGCATTTCGGACACTTCCGGATTTTGACAAAGACGACATACGGCTTTCCACCTATGATTCGTTCCACGAACCGAAATTTTCAAAGGTGATGGAAATCCTTAAGGTGATGGACACTGTCGCTAAAGAACACGGAGTGCCCGTTGCCCAGGTGACAATTAACTGGAATCTGAAAAAAGAATTTGTGGATACTTCATTGGTAGGTGTCATCAATACGCAGCAGGCAGATGAAAACTGCGCGTGTATGGATTGGGAACTTTCTGACGATGAGATGATTTCCATTGATGAAAAAATAGATGTTTTTCTGGGGGATCAGGAAACTTATTGCAGGCAGAGGAGCAATCCATGGGCGCTTGGATACCGGGATTAG
- a CDS encoding sugar ABC transporter substrate-binding protein, which translates to MRKKRLAWVMCCVMLLMFMQGCQSDDKQQENSEGTQSETEKTGEEVSHDSLTLLAISYEGDVYTQTLFKGVEARCEELGINYDAIGYLPDDGEQATARSLEDALAKEVDMVVIDSQHPAAAMGVLPQLFEQGVKVVSISDPIDMEGMTAHIGGDYAKRMVAGSTPMFEHLGEGKNTLIITGPEEFEACRQIAEGYEQAAEEYGIEVLDVVCTSGTGDTTTNVTEDAITRFGLDGIDSICAWAPSITTAIASVLENAGAKPGDILLCSQGGFEIERDLLEKGWLYSVSTQLPFAMGEKAVDCALEGVKTDEVFGTIDFIGEAATIDNYKTLDYDWLE; encoded by the coding sequence ATGAGAAAAAAGAGGTTAGCGTGGGTGATGTGCTGTGTAATGTTACTGATGTTTATGCAGGGATGCCAAAGCGATGATAAACAACAGGAAAATTCAGAAGGTACACAATCAGAAACAGAGAAAACAGGGGAAGAGGTGTCACATGATTCTCTGACGCTGCTGGCTATCAGCTATGAGGGAGACGTTTATACACAGACATTATTTAAAGGTGTGGAAGCAAGGTGTGAGGAGCTGGGCATCAATTATGATGCGATAGGTTATCTTCCGGATGATGGCGAACAGGCTACCGCACGAAGTCTTGAAGATGCACTGGCTAAGGAGGTGGATATGGTAGTGATCGACAGCCAGCATCCGGCTGCAGCCATGGGTGTACTGCCGCAACTCTTTGAACAGGGAGTGAAGGTTGTCTCCATCAGTGATCCGATTGATATGGAGGGAATGACGGCTCATATTGGCGGTGACTATGCAAAAAGGATGGTTGCAGGATCCACGCCGATGTTTGAACATCTGGGGGAGGGAAAAAACACATTGATTATCACCGGACCTGAGGAGTTTGAAGCTTGCCGTCAGATAGCCGAAGGCTATGAACAGGCGGCAGAGGAGTATGGCATTGAAGTGCTGGATGTTGTGTGCACCAGTGGAACCGGAGACACCACGACAAATGTGACTGAGGATGCGATCACAAGGTTTGGATTAGATGGAATTGATTCTATCTGTGCCTGGGCGCCTTCTATTACGACTGCCATTGCATCAGTGCTTGAAAATGCAGGGGCTAAACCGGGAGATATTCTTTTGTGTTCGCAGGGGGGATTTGAGATTGAACGCGATCTGCTGGAGAAGGGATGGCTCTATTCTGTTTCCACACAATTGCCGTTTGCGATGGGAGAAAAAGCCGTGGACTGCGCACTTGAAGGCGTAAAGACGGACGAGGTTTTTGGAACGATCGACTTTATCGGAGAAGCCGCCACCATCGACAACTACAAGACGCTGGATTATGACTGGCTAGAGTAA
- a CDS encoding sugar ABC transporter ATP-binding protein, protein MNQSAVELKDIIKVFPGVTALDSMHLVLKYGEIHGLVGENGAGKSTLIKILSGVYQPTSGSIRLDGKELKIRNPLNALKHRIACIYQELNIAQPLSVTDNMFAGSLKRKKGSPLLDYTYMNRRAREIMASLNQEIEVSARVQTLGVGQQQMIEIGKALLHDAKVLILDEPTASLSEGEINNLFQTVKRLKEKGVAILFVSHKLEEIFELCDVVTVMRDAKHIVTTPVSKVTKDDLITMMVGRKMENIYPKKTSKPGAAVFEVRNLRRTGVIRNISFSLRKGEILGFSGLVGAGRTELMRCLFGADPYDEGEIYIHGEKVNIRDTRQAIAKKIAFITEDRKQEGLVLKFPIYKNMSMVNLKSYQKFGIINEKKVRLQAEETVKQLEIKTNSIDKIAGELSGGNQQKVIIGKWLNTDTEIYIFDEPTRGIDVGAKLEIYNIMNQLAEEGKAIIMVSSELPEILGMCDRVVVMREGEIMAAIDRDSQHFNQEDIMRAAWGEELRA, encoded by the coding sequence GTGAATCAATCGGCAGTCGAATTAAAAGACATTATAAAAGTATTTCCCGGCGTCACTGCACTTGATAGTATGCACCTTGTATTGAAATATGGGGAGATACATGGGCTGGTGGGAGAAAACGGGGCAGGAAAGTCTACCTTGATTAAGATTCTTTCTGGTGTTTATCAGCCAACCTCGGGCAGCATCCGTCTGGATGGCAAAGAACTTAAAATCAGGAATCCACTGAATGCTTTAAAGCACAGGATTGCCTGCATCTATCAGGAGCTGAATATTGCACAGCCGCTGTCGGTGACGGACAATATGTTTGCCGGCAGTCTCAAAAGAAAAAAGGGAAGCCCGTTGTTGGATTATACATATATGAACCGCCGTGCAAGAGAAATTATGGCATCATTGAATCAGGAGATTGAGGTCTCTGCACGAGTGCAAACTCTTGGCGTAGGACAGCAACAGATGATTGAAATAGGGAAAGCGCTGCTGCATGATGCGAAAGTCCTGATTTTGGATGAGCCCACCGCGTCATTGAGCGAGGGAGAGATCAACAACCTGTTTCAGACGGTAAAAAGACTGAAGGAGAAGGGCGTCGCGATTCTTTTTGTGTCTCATAAATTGGAAGAAATTTTTGAGCTGTGCGACGTTGTGACGGTGATGCGTGATGCAAAACATATCGTCACAACGCCGGTGTCAAAAGTCACCAAAGACGATTTGATTACGATGATGGTCGGGCGTAAGATGGAAAATATTTATCCAAAAAAAACTTCTAAACCTGGTGCGGCAGTATTTGAGGTCAGGAATCTGAGGCGTACAGGTGTGATCAGGAATATCAGTTTCTCTTTGCGAAAGGGAGAGATTCTGGGATTTTCCGGACTGGTTGGGGCGGGAAGGACAGAGCTTATGAGATGCCTGTTTGGAGCAGACCCGTACGATGAGGGAGAGATTTATATCCATGGGGAAAAGGTGAATATTCGTGACACAAGGCAGGCGATTGCTAAAAAGATTGCATTTATCACAGAAGACAGGAAGCAAGAAGGCCTGGTGCTGAAGTTTCCGATCTATAAAAATATGTCAATGGTAAATTTAAAGTCTTACCAGAAGTTCGGCATTATCAACGAAAAAAAAGTCCGTTTACAGGCAGAAGAAACAGTTAAGCAGCTGGAAATCAAGACAAATTCGATTGATAAAATTGCCGGAGAATTGAGCGGCGGAAACCAGCAAAAAGTGATCATTGGAAAATGGCTGAATACAGATACGGAAATCTATATTTTTGATGAGCCGACACGGGGAATCGATGTGGGCGCCAAGCTGGAAATCTATAACATTATGAACCAGCTTGCAGAAGAAGGAAAAGCCATCATTATGGTTTCATCTGAGCTTCCGGAAATCCTTGGAATGTGTGACCGGGTAGTTGTGATGCGGGAAGGCGAAATTATGGCTGCAATTGACCGTGACAGTCAACATTTTAATCAGGAGGATATCATGAGGGCTGCATGGGGAGAGGAGTTGAGAGCTTGA
- a CDS encoding ABC transporter permease, translating to MIKKTLKRGSHLLGPIVATVILYVLLCFHPKFLGFTNQINILRQMSVNLLLGTGMMFVLLTAQIDLSLGSILGFSSSVLAVLYRDTGVNNPFILISVCLAVGVICGLVNGLLYTKLRLPNSFVSTMAMMQILRGCCVLLTNQGPTNNFTDAILYIGRNDIGFMPICFLLALFVTVFASVFLNRTTMGRNIYLTGGNFEAARLSGVKTDRVINFVFMVSGFLAALAGLVLIGRLTVSYPSSGQGLEMQAVAAVVIGGGSFAGGKGSAVGTFIGAVFIALLNNGLNLLGARSSAQQIALGLMLLLAVLVDIVRHDVGNRKMLQEQEKVYQQLHKNRGNIR from the coding sequence TTGATTAAAAAAACATTAAAAAGAGGTTCCCATCTGTTGGGACCCATTGTTGCTACGGTTATACTCTATGTATTGTTGTGTTTTCACCCGAAATTTTTAGGATTTACCAATCAGATTAATATCCTGAGACAGATGTCCGTCAACTTATTGCTGGGAACAGGAATGATGTTTGTATTGCTGACGGCGCAGATTGATCTATCCCTTGGGTCTATCCTTGGTTTTTCATCTTCCGTGCTTGCTGTGCTCTATCGTGATACGGGAGTGAACAATCCTTTTATTCTGATTTCAGTATGCCTGGCAGTTGGCGTTATCTGCGGATTGGTGAATGGACTTTTATACACAAAACTGCGGCTGCCAAACTCGTTTGTATCTACAATGGCTATGATGCAGATTCTGCGGGGCTGCTGTGTGCTGCTGACGAATCAGGGACCGACCAATAATTTCACCGATGCTATTTTGTACATTGGACGGAATGATATCGGATTTATGCCGATTTGTTTCCTGCTCGCGTTGTTTGTGACGGTGTTTGCCTCTGTCTTTTTGAACAGAACGACTATGGGGCGCAATATTTATCTCACCGGCGGAAATTTTGAGGCGGCACGGTTGTCCGGGGTGAAAACGGACAGGGTAATTAATTTTGTGTTTATGGTGTCGGGATTCCTTGCAGCACTGGCGGGACTTGTATTGATTGGAAGACTGACAGTTTCCTATCCTTCGTCCGGTCAGGGACTGGAGATGCAGGCGGTGGCGGCTGTTGTCATTGGCGGTGGCTCTTTCGCGGGAGGAAAGGGAAGTGCAGTCGGAACATTTATAGGTGCAGTATTTATTGCACTTTTGAATAACGGTTTGAATCTTCTGGGGGCACGCTCGAGTGCTCAGCAGATTGCATTGGGACTGATGCTGCTTTTGGCTGTACTGGTTGATATTGTAAGGCATGATGTTGGAAATAGAAAAATGCTTCAGGAACAGGAAAAAGTGTACCAGCAATTACATAAAAACAGGGGGAATATCAGATGA
- a CDS encoding L-rhamnose mutarotase produces MTRKAYVYKLKPGMKEEYRKRHDNIWPELSRQMTKKGIHNYTIWFYDNNLFAYYELDKDAFAVPSTEEEIQLESRWAEHTGDLIEAVTDPETGEALELECVFFHE; encoded by the coding sequence ATGACGAGAAAAGCCTATGTGTATAAATTAAAACCTGGCATGAAGGAAGAATACAGAAAAAGGCATGATAATATCTGGCCGGAATTAAGCAGGCAGATGACAAAAAAGGGGATCCATAATTATACGATCTGGTTTTATGACAATAATCTGTTCGCCTATTATGAATTGGATAAAGATGCCTTTGCCGTACCTTCGACAGAGGAAGAAATTCAATTGGAAAGTCGCTGGGCGGAGCATACAGGTGATCTGATTGAAGCAGTAACAGATCCGGAAACCGGGGAAGCATTAGAACTGGAATGTGTATTTTTCCATGAATAG
- a CDS encoding SDR family oxidoreductase has translation MMNCFQEKAAIVTGGTRGIGRAVAELLLGNGASVLITGRNEEAGNKAVEHLRGTYDAPVFFFKGDMGEESVCVNVADKAKELFGKVDYLVNNAFPFTAKYLDAKRSDWEHVMSAGPIAYATMIKEYVRVHGAKRPGAVVNVSSISQYIAQPHRWTYNTAKGAVGQLTKCAAMDLAPYIRVNSVSPAAVWTDECDRDHEDPFFERYHMIARVIESEEVAAPILFLLSDYASAITSTDLRVDGGYLSMGVEGWKVERPLKGSD, from the coding sequence ATGATGAATTGTTTTCAGGAGAAAGCGGCAATTGTTACGGGAGGAACACGGGGCATAGGAAGAGCTGTAGCGGAATTGCTGCTGGGAAACGGAGCAAGTGTTTTAATTACAGGACGCAATGAGGAAGCTGGAAATAAAGCGGTAGAGCATCTGCGTGGAACATATGATGCGCCTGTCTTCTTTTTTAAGGGAGATATGGGAGAGGAAAGCGTCTGCGTTAATGTGGCTGATAAGGCAAAAGAGCTTTTTGGAAAGGTTGATTATCTGGTAAATAATGCATTCCCGTTCACAGCAAAATACCTGGATGCAAAGAGATCCGACTGGGAACACGTGATGAGTGCGGGTCCGATTGCCTATGCAACGATGATTAAGGAATATGTGCGGGTCCATGGAGCCAAAAGGCCGGGGGCGGTAGTAAATGTAAGTAGCATTTCGCAATACATTGCGCAGCCTCACCGGTGGACGTACAATACGGCAAAAGGTGCGGTAGGCCAATTGACTAAATGTGCTGCGATGGACCTGGCACCTTACATAAGAGTCAACAGCGTTTCACCCGCTGCTGTATGGACCGATGAATGTGACCGCGATCACGAGGATCCTTTTTTTGAGAGATATCACATGATAGCAAGAGTGATTGAGTCTGAAGAGGTTGCGGCGCCGATCCTGTTTCTGCTGAGCGATTATGCCAGCGCGATCACATCTACAGACCTGAGAGTTGACGGAGGATATCTGTCGATGGGAGTGGAGGGATGGAAAGTGGAGCGTCCATTAAAAGGCAGCGATTGA